Proteins encoded within one genomic window of uncultured Sphingopyxis sp.:
- the ilvC gene encoding ketol-acid reductoisomerase translates to MQVYYDRDADQDLIKGKKVAVVGYGSQGHAHAQNMRDSGVREVAIALRPGSPTAKKAEAAGFKVMSNKEAAEWADVIMIAAPDEHQAKIYADDIGPNMKPGAALAFAHGLNIHFGLIDARPDIDVFMVAPKGPGHTVRSEYQKGGGVPCLIAVAQEAQGAGSSGNGFAKALALSYASAVGGGRSGIIETTFKEECETDLFGEQAVLCGGITHLIQAGFETLVEAGYAPEMAYFECLHETKLIVDLLYEGGIANMRYSISNTAEYGDIKTGPRIITDETKKEMKRVLADIQSGRFVKDFVLDNQAGQPELKASRKAAAAHPIEQTGEKLRAMMPWIAKNQLVDKTKN, encoded by the coding sequence ATGCAAGTTTATTACGATCGCGACGCCGACCAGGATCTGATCAAGGGCAAGAAGGTCGCCGTCGTCGGCTACGGCAGCCAGGGCCACGCCCACGCGCAGAACATGCGCGACAGCGGCGTGCGTGAAGTCGCGATCGCGCTCCGTCCCGGCTCGCCCACCGCGAAAAAAGCCGAAGCCGCGGGCTTCAAGGTCATGTCGAACAAGGAAGCCGCCGAATGGGCCGACGTGATCATGATCGCCGCCCCCGACGAGCATCAGGCGAAGATCTACGCCGACGACATCGGCCCGAACATGAAGCCCGGCGCCGCGCTCGCCTTCGCGCACGGCCTCAACATCCACTTCGGCCTGATCGACGCGCGCCCCGACATCGACGTCTTCATGGTCGCGCCGAAAGGCCCCGGCCACACGGTGCGCAGCGAATATCAGAAGGGCGGCGGCGTCCCCTGTCTGATCGCGGTCGCGCAGGAAGCGCAGGGCGCGGGTTCGTCGGGCAACGGCTTCGCCAAGGCGCTCGCCCTCAGCTACGCCTCGGCGGTCGGCGGCGGCCGCAGCGGCATCATCGAGACGACCTTCAAGGAAGAATGCGAAACCGACCTTTTCGGCGAACAGGCGGTGCTCTGCGGCGGCATCACCCACCTCATTCAGGCGGGTTTCGAAACGCTGGTCGAGGCGGGCTATGCCCCCGAAATGGCCTATTTCGAGTGCCTCCACGAAACCAAGCTGATCGTCGACCTCCTCTATGAAGGCGGCATCGCCAACATGCGCTATTCGATCTCGAACACCGCCGAATATGGCGACATCAAGACCGGCCCGCGCATCATCACCGACGAAACGAAGAAGGAAATGAAGCGCGTCCTCGCCGACATCCAGTCGGGCCGCTTCGTCAAGGACTTCGTGCTCGACAACCAGGCCGGCCAGCCCGAGCTCAAGGCCAGCCGCAAGGCGGCCGCCGCGCACCCGATCGAGCAGACGGGCGAGAAGCTCCGCGCGATGATGCCGTGGATCGCCAAGAACCAGCTGGTGGACAAGACGAAGAACTGA
- the ilvN gene encoding acetolactate synthase small subunit: MKITTEAGERHVLAITVDNEAGVLAKITGLFTARGYNIESLTVADITADHALSRITIVTSGPPPIIDQIIAQLDRLVPVHKVVDLTDAGEAHVEREIALVKVSGTGDKRIEALRMADVFRAKVVDTTLTSFIFEITGNSDKVDRFIALMRECGLVEVGRTGVVAIARGSEAL, encoded by the coding sequence ATGAAAATCACCACCGAAGCCGGCGAGCGCCATGTGCTCGCCATCACCGTCGATAACGAGGCCGGCGTGCTCGCCAAGATCACCGGCCTGTTCACCGCGCGCGGCTATAATATCGAAAGCCTGACCGTGGCCGATATTACGGCCGACCATGCGCTGTCGCGGATCACCATCGTCACCTCGGGCCCGCCGCCGATCATCGACCAGATCATCGCGCAGCTCGACCGGCTCGTCCCCGTCCACAAGGTCGTCGACCTCACCGACGCGGGCGAGGCGCACGTCGAGCGCGAGATCGCGCTCGTCAAGGTCTCGGGCACCGGCGATAAGCGCATCGAGGCGCTGCGCATGGCCGACGTCTTCCGCGCCAAGGTCGTCGACACGACGCTCACCAGCTTCATCTTCGAAATCACCGGGAACAGCGACAAGGTCGACCGCTTCATCGCGCTGATGCGCGAATGCGGGCTGGTCGAGGTCGGCCGCACCGGCGTCGTCGCCATCGCCCGCGGGTCGGAGGCGCTCTGA
- the miaA gene encoding tRNA (adenosine(37)-N6)-dimethylallyltransferase MiaA encodes MASPSFSTAEARLPVALIAGPTASGKSGLAVALAKSLGNGTPGDATVVNADASQVYADLAILSARPTAEEMEDVPHRLFGHVDAAEAHNAARWAGEARAVIAEAHAAGQVPILVGGTGLYLRTLLFGIAPVPEIDPQVREAVRALPVAEAHAALAMADPAAAERLHPADTTRVARALEVVRATGRTLADWQQAREGGIADAIALAPLILLPPRDGLRARCDTRLVQMFAGGAIEEVEALLARGLDPDLPAMRAIGVPQIAAFLRGEISRADALEAAQAATRQYAKRQYTWFRHQPPAGWPRHAESLNIDSIEQLVIILRDRLLTG; translated from the coding sequence ATGGCATCTCCTTCTTTCTCGACCGCCGAAGCGCGGCTGCCCGTGGCACTTATCGCCGGACCCACCGCCAGCGGCAAGAGCGGTTTGGCGGTCGCGCTCGCAAAATCGCTCGGAAACGGGACGCCCGGTGACGCGACAGTGGTCAACGCCGACGCGAGCCAGGTCTACGCCGACCTCGCCATCCTGTCGGCGCGCCCCACCGCGGAAGAGATGGAAGACGTGCCGCACCGCCTCTTCGGTCATGTCGATGCCGCCGAAGCGCATAATGCCGCGCGCTGGGCGGGCGAAGCGCGCGCCGTCATCGCCGAAGCCCATGCGGCGGGCCAAGTTCCGATCCTCGTCGGCGGCACCGGCCTATACCTGCGCACCCTGCTCTTCGGCATCGCGCCGGTCCCCGAGATCGACCCGCAGGTCCGCGAAGCCGTCCGCGCGCTTCCGGTCGCCGAAGCCCATGCCGCGCTGGCGATGGCCGACCCCGCCGCCGCCGAACGCCTCCATCCCGCCGACACCACGCGCGTCGCGCGCGCACTCGAAGTCGTCCGCGCGACCGGCCGCACTCTCGCCGACTGGCAGCAGGCGCGCGAAGGCGGCATCGCCGACGCCATCGCGCTCGCGCCGCTGATCCTCCTTCCCCCGCGCGACGGGCTGCGCGCGCGCTGCGACACCCGCCTCGTCCAGATGTTCGCGGGCGGCGCGATCGAGGAGGTCGAAGCCCTTCTCGCGCGCGGCCTCGACCCCGATCTTCCCGCGATGCGCGCGATCGGCGTGCCGCAGATCGCCGCTTTTCTCCGCGGCGAGATCAGCCGCGCCGACGCGCTCGAAGCCGCCCAGGCGGCGACCCGCCAATATGCGAAGCGCCAATATACCTGGTTCCGCCACCAGCCCCCCGCCGGCTGGCCGCGCCATGCGGAGTCATTAAACATCGATTCTATTGAGCAATTAGTAATAATATTACGTGATAGACTGTTGACAGGATAG
- the serB gene encoding phosphoserine phosphatase SerB produces the protein MFVATLIAAGKLTDEVVREGIDRLAATGHDVGAPHWLDEHDAADIVFHGSLVSARKELAHMDHGALDIVVQPLGDRTKKLIIADMDSTMITCECIDELADYAGLKPQIAAITERAMRGELDFRAALEERVGLLGGMAESTLVDCRMERVRLTRGARTLVQTMKAHGAWSVLVSGGFMPFAGPVAEAIGFDRVVANELEIAGGKLTGRVLEPVVDSSAKLETLKAEAAKHGLPLAETLAVGDGANDIPMITSAGLGIGYYPHPAAGEAAAAVIRHHDLTALLWAQGYSRRQWVMG, from the coding sequence ATGTTCGTCGCGACGCTGATAGCAGCCGGGAAGCTGACCGACGAGGTGGTTCGCGAAGGTATAGACCGGCTGGCGGCGACGGGGCACGACGTCGGTGCGCCGCACTGGCTCGACGAGCATGACGCGGCCGACATCGTCTTTCACGGCAGTCTGGTCAGCGCGCGAAAGGAACTGGCGCATATGGACCATGGCGCGCTCGACATCGTCGTGCAGCCGCTCGGCGACCGAACCAAGAAGCTGATCATCGCCGACATGGATTCGACGATGATCACCTGCGAGTGCATCGACGAACTCGCCGATTATGCGGGGCTGAAGCCGCAGATCGCGGCGATCACCGAGCGCGCGATGCGCGGCGAGCTCGATTTCCGCGCCGCGCTGGAGGAGCGCGTCGGGCTGCTCGGCGGGATGGCAGAGAGCACGCTGGTCGATTGCCGGATGGAGCGCGTGCGGCTGACGCGCGGCGCGCGCACCCTGGTGCAGACGATGAAGGCGCATGGCGCCTGGTCGGTGCTCGTGTCGGGCGGTTTCATGCCCTTTGCCGGGCCGGTGGCCGAGGCGATCGGCTTCGATAGGGTCGTCGCGAACGAGCTGGAGATCGCGGGCGGCAAGCTGACGGGCCGGGTGCTGGAACCGGTGGTGGACAGCTCGGCGAAGCTCGAGACGCTGAAGGCCGAGGCGGCGAAGCACGGCCTGCCGCTCGCCGAGACGCTGGCCGTGGGGGACGGCGCGAACGACATTCCGATGATCACGTCGGCGGGGCTGGGGATCGGCTATTACCCGCACCCCGCGGCGGGCGAAGCGGCGGCGGCGGTGATCCGGCATCATGATTTGACGGCCTTGCTGTGGGCGCAGGGCTATTCGCGGCGGCAGTGGGTGATGGGTTAG
- a CDS encoding DUF2200 domain-containing protein, which produces MTKHRVYSISVASVYPHYIAKAEKKGRTKAEVDEIFRWLTGYSQAALEAELAKGTSFEDFFARAPKLNPARELITGVICGIRVETIEDPLMKEIRYLDKLIDELAKGKAMAKILRG; this is translated from the coding sequence ATGACCAAGCACCGCGTCTATTCGATCAGCGTCGCGAGCGTGTATCCGCATTATATCGCCAAGGCGGAGAAGAAGGGGCGCACCAAGGCCGAGGTCGACGAGATTTTCCGCTGGCTGACGGGGTATAGCCAGGCGGCGCTAGAGGCCGAGCTGGCGAAGGGGACGAGTTTCGAGGATTTCTTTGCCCGGGCGCCGAAGCTCAACCCGGCGCGCGAACTGATCACCGGGGTGATCTGCGGCATCCGGGTCGAGACTATCGAGGACCCGCTGATGAAGGAAATCCGCTATCTCGACAAGCTGATCGACGAGCTCGCCAAGGGGAAGGCGATGGCGAAGATATTGCGCGGGTAG
- a CDS encoding LysR family transcriptional regulator, with protein sequence MDRAQLPLNALRAFEAAARHLNFTRAGLELHVSQGAVSHQVAELERRLGTRLFHRLPRGLALTDEGHALVPAVAEAFDRVAATLDQYADGRFREVLKLGVVGTFATGWLLPRLDAFARAFPSIDLRIATNNNRVDLAGEALDYAIRFGDGAWHGTHAEPLLAAPLAPLCAPAIAARLQTPADLIHERLLRSYRAEEWALWFAAAGVPVPVLRGPVFDSSALMAAAAASGQGVALAPPSMFARDLAAERLVQPFAVTIDAGRYWLTRLMSRAESDAMRRFRAWLLEEMANDPSAA encoded by the coding sequence ATGGACCGCGCCCAGCTCCCCCTTAACGCCCTGCGCGCCTTCGAGGCCGCCGCGCGCCACCTCAATTTCACGCGCGCGGGGCTCGAACTCCATGTCAGCCAGGGCGCGGTCAGCCATCAGGTCGCCGAGCTCGAACGCCGCCTCGGGACGCGCCTCTTCCACCGCCTGCCGCGCGGTCTCGCGCTCACCGACGAAGGCCATGCGCTCGTCCCCGCCGTCGCCGAGGCGTTCGACCGCGTCGCCGCGACGCTCGATCAATATGCCGATGGCCGCTTTCGCGAGGTGCTCAAGCTCGGCGTCGTCGGCACCTTCGCGACCGGCTGGCTGCTGCCGCGCCTCGACGCCTTCGCGCGCGCGTTTCCGTCGATCGACCTGCGCATCGCGACCAACAACAACCGCGTCGACCTTGCGGGCGAGGCGCTCGACTATGCGATCCGCTTCGGCGACGGCGCGTGGCACGGCACCCATGCCGAGCCGCTGCTCGCCGCACCGCTGGCGCCGCTCTGCGCCCCCGCGATCGCCGCGCGCCTCCAAACCCCCGCCGACCTGATCCACGAACGCCTGTTGCGGTCATACCGCGCCGAGGAATGGGCGCTCTGGTTCGCCGCCGCCGGCGTGCCCGTCCCCGTCCTGCGCGGCCCGGTCTTCGACAGTTCAGCGTTGATGGCGGCCGCCGCCGCTTCGGGCCAGGGCGTCGCGCTCGCCCCGCCCTCGATGTTCGCACGCGACCTCGCCGCCGAACGGCTCGTCCAGCCCTTCGCAGTCACGATCGACGCCGGCCGCTACTGGCTCACCCGCCTGATGTCGCGCGCCGAAAGCGACGCGATGCGGCGGTTTCGGGCGTGGTTACTGGAAGAAATGGCGAACGATCCATCGGCGGCATGA
- the bla gene encoding subclass B3 metallo-beta-lactamase, protein MFDAISLFAWLAAVSGAPVPVVDPLTRPIESSHAAQWLAPAEPEKIFGDTYLVGFAGMSVALIDTGDGLVLIDGALPQAAPAILANVRGLGFDPEDIKFILSTEPHFDHAGGLAALARDTGATVVASARGAEGLRMGRHAADDPQLAYGGSWPALDRVRVMRDGEVLKLGRTAITAVATPGHTMGSMSWRWQACEGSACRAIVFASSLNPVSAEGYRFTSKAGAPFVAGFEESYRKMDATPCDILIAAHPDNAGPGRYSDAPGACRAYADRSRELLAKRLAAERAGAR, encoded by the coding sequence ATGTTCGATGCAATCAGCCTGTTCGCGTGGCTTGCGGCGGTGAGCGGGGCGCCGGTTCCGGTGGTCGATCCGCTGACGCGGCCGATCGAGAGCTCGCATGCGGCCCAATGGCTGGCCCCCGCGGAGCCCGAGAAAATCTTCGGTGACACCTATCTGGTCGGGTTTGCGGGAATGAGCGTCGCGCTGATCGACACGGGCGACGGGCTGGTGCTGATCGACGGGGCGTTGCCGCAGGCGGCGCCCGCGATCCTCGCCAATGTCCGGGGGCTCGGCTTCGATCCCGAAGACATCAAATTTATTCTGAGCACCGAGCCGCATTTCGACCATGCCGGCGGGCTCGCGGCGCTCGCGCGCGACACCGGCGCGACGGTGGTGGCGAGCGCGCGCGGCGCCGAGGGGCTGCGGATGGGGCGGCATGCGGCGGACGATCCGCAGCTTGCCTATGGCGGCAGTTGGCCCGCGTTGGACCGGGTGCGCGTGATGCGCGATGGCGAAGTGCTGAAGCTTGGCCGGACGGCGATCACCGCGGTCGCGACGCCGGGGCATACGATGGGCAGCATGAGTTGGCGCTGGCAGGCGTGTGAGGGAAGCGCCTGCAGGGCGATCGTTTTCGCATCGAGCCTCAACCCGGTATCGGCGGAGGGTTATCGCTTTACCTCGAAGGCCGGCGCGCCATTCGTCGCCGGGTTCGAGGAAAGCTATCGCAAGATGGATGCGACGCCGTGCGACATATTGATCGCGGCGCATCCCGACAATGCGGGGCCGGGGCGGTATAGCGACGCGCCGGGCGCGTGCCGCGCCTATGCAGACCGTTCGCGGGAACTGCTCGCGAAACGGCTGGCCGCGGAGCGCGCGGGGGCGAGATAG
- a CDS encoding SPOR domain-containing protein, translated as MPSFRTAVSLALPLALASMLAAPALADVKDGVDAWQAGNYQAAVAEWRPLAIGGDADAQFNLGQAYKLGRGVPTDLTQAEAWYRRAAKQGHLQAEDNLGLVLFTANRREEAMPFIIRSAARGEPRAQYVLGTAHFNGDLAAKDWPRAYALTKRASDAGLAIASARLVQLDNLIPLDQRQRGLAMIPDIERSEQQARLAAVSAAAPPAPTPAPAPTIKTASLPASAPGASYTPPPVIKPQPAPAPKVPEPIRSVSVPPSPVASAAAAAAAEATAEAEAATARPGTTYAPPPESGTLPPAPEPAKPAQPEPTKPEPAKPEPAKAAPAPAPVRGAAASPWRAQLGAFGVEGNARKLWTALEKKNPAVAARQPYLVKSGKLTRLQAGGFANKAEADSFCAALRKDGQACLVVDK; from the coding sequence ATGCCTTCGTTCCGCACCGCCGTTTCACTGGCCCTGCCGCTCGCCCTCGCGTCGATGCTGGCGGCGCCCGCCCTCGCCGACGTCAAGGACGGCGTCGATGCGTGGCAGGCGGGCAATTATCAGGCGGCGGTGGCCGAATGGCGCCCGCTCGCGATCGGCGGCGATGCCGATGCGCAATTCAACCTCGGCCAAGCGTACAAGCTCGGCCGCGGCGTGCCGACCGATCTGACGCAGGCCGAAGCCTGGTATCGCCGCGCCGCGAAACAGGGGCATCTGCAGGCAGAGGACAATCTCGGCCTCGTCCTCTTCACCGCGAACCGCCGCGAAGAGGCGATGCCCTTCATCATCCGCTCGGCGGCACGCGGCGAACCACGCGCCCAATATGTCCTCGGCACCGCCCACTTCAACGGCGACCTCGCGGCGAAGGACTGGCCGCGCGCCTATGCGCTCACCAAGCGCGCGAGCGACGCCGGGCTCGCCATCGCGTCGGCGCGCCTCGTCCAGCTCGACAATCTGATCCCGCTCGACCAGCGCCAGCGCGGCCTCGCGATGATCCCCGACATCGAGCGGAGCGAACAGCAGGCGCGCCTCGCCGCGGTCAGCGCCGCCGCGCCGCCCGCACCGACCCCCGCGCCCGCCCCGACGATCAAGACCGCGAGCCTCCCCGCTTCGGCCCCCGGCGCCAGCTACACCCCGCCGCCGGTGATCAAGCCGCAGCCCGCGCCGGCGCCGAAGGTCCCCGAACCGATCCGCAGCGTTTCCGTGCCGCCCTCGCCCGTCGCCAGCGCCGCCGCGGCCGCCGCCGCCGAAGCGACCGCCGAAGCCGAAGCCGCGACCGCCCGGCCCGGCACGACCTACGCGCCGCCGCCCGAGAGCGGCACGCTGCCGCCCGCGCCCGAACCGGCAAAGCCCGCCCAGCCCGAACCGACGAAACCGGAACCCGCGAAACCCGAACCGGCAAAGGCCGCCCCGGCGCCCGCCCCCGTCCGCGGCGCCGCCGCCAGCCCGTGGCGCGCGCAGCTCGGCGCCTTCGGCGTCGAAGGCAATGCGCGCAAACTCTGGACCGCGCTCGAAAAGAAGAACCCCGCCGTCGCGGCGCGCCAGCCCTATCTGGTCAAGAGCGGCAAACTCACCCGCCTCCAGGCCGGCGGCTTCGCGAACAAGGCCGAGGCCGACAGTTTCTGCGCGGCGCTGCGCAAGGACGGGCAGGCTTGTCTGGTCGTGGATAAATAG
- a CDS encoding ParA family protein: MRVLALASQKGGSGKTTLSGHLAVQAQLAGAGPVVLIDIDPQGSLADWWNERETDLPAFAQTTVARLASDLEILRQQGFKLAVIDTPPAITMAIQSVISVAELIVVPTRPSPHDLRAVGATVDLCERAGKPLVFVVNAATPKAKITSEAAVALSQHGTVAPVTLHHRTDYAASMIDGRTVMEVDPNGRSAEEIRQLWTYMNDRLEKNFRRTIFAAPVPTQGNYGAVRPMGGGFGRRIAGQ, translated from the coding sequence GTGCGCGTATTGGCTTTGGCTTCACAGAAAGGCGGGTCGGGCAAGACGACGCTGTCGGGGCACCTCGCGGTGCAGGCGCAGCTTGCCGGCGCCGGCCCGGTCGTCCTGATCGACATCGACCCGCAGGGCTCGCTCGCCGACTGGTGGAACGAGCGCGAAACCGACCTTCCCGCCTTTGCCCAGACCACGGTTGCGCGGCTCGCCTCCGACCTCGAAATCCTGCGCCAGCAGGGTTTCAAGCTGGCGGTCATCGACACGCCGCCGGCGATCACCATGGCGATCCAGAGCGTGATTTCGGTCGCCGAGCTGATCGTCGTCCCGACGCGCCCCAGCCCGCATGACCTGCGCGCCGTCGGCGCCACCGTCGACCTCTGCGAACGCGCGGGCAAGCCGCTGGTGTTCGTCGTCAACGCCGCCACCCCGAAGGCGAAGATCACCAGCGAGGCCGCGGTCGCGCTGTCGCAGCACGGCACGGTCGCGCCGGTCACGCTGCACCACCGCACCGATTACGCCGCGTCGATGATCGACGGCCGCACGGTGATGGAGGTCGATCCGAACGGCCGCTCGGCCGAGGAAATCCGCCAGCTGTGGACCTATATGAACGATCGCCTCGAAAAGAATTTCCGCCGCACGATCTTTGCCGCGCCGGTCCCGACGCAGGGCAATTACGGCGCGGTCCGCCCGATGGGCGGTGGCTTTGGCCGCCGCATCGCCGGTCAGTGA
- a CDS encoding SPOR domain-containing protein — MNRNLLKKLALSGFVLGVATGCSGMGKMADAPSRAAGAPALAAKSADKARAALEAGKASKAVGLAEAAVAGSPRDAGFRALLGQTYLGDGRFVSASAALTEAMELGATDSNTILSLTLSEIAQGKNAEAVSLLTRHRDTVPASDLGLALALAGDAEGSLYVLSEAARAEGADARTRQNFALALALSGRWAQARIVASQDLSLDKLEGRMAEWSKLAEQPNAQVRVASLIGTEAQADAGMPVRLALSNFADTQMASAEPVSEPPVQLASADPAPVADYAPPPPVLAPVLADAGGAIRSVELPMPVRGEDGIVPVTELPQPQPAGELILAETAPYRAAPRAQGEGRIRPAQQQALELATVLIPKAMGFDAKNPDGWAVQLGAYDSLAIAKEKWGTLKKRNGMLGNFPASSHAATVKGRTYYRLTVNGLATRADATSLCNRLKAQGQACFIRAMEGGETIQWAAKAGSMRLASR, encoded by the coding sequence ATGAACCGCAATTTGCTGAAGAAGCTGGCCCTTTCGGGCTTCGTCCTCGGCGTCGCGACCGGATGCAGCGGCATGGGCAAGATGGCCGACGCGCCGTCGCGCGCCGCCGGAGCGCCCGCGCTTGCCGCCAAATCGGCCGACAAGGCGCGCGCCGCGCTCGAAGCGGGCAAGGCGAGCAAGGCCGTCGGCCTCGCCGAAGCCGCGGTCGCGGGCAGCCCGCGCGACGCGGGCTTTCGTGCGCTGCTGGGTCAGACTTATCTGGGCGACGGCCGCTTCGTATCGGCAAGCGCGGCGCTGACCGAGGCGATGGAACTGGGCGCGACGGACAGCAACACGATCCTCTCGCTGACGTTGTCGGAGATCGCGCAGGGCAAGAATGCCGAGGCGGTGTCGCTGCTGACGCGGCATCGCGACACGGTTCCCGCGTCGGACCTCGGGCTGGCGCTCGCCTTGGCGGGCGACGCCGAAGGGTCGCTCTATGTGCTGAGCGAAGCCGCGCGCGCCGAAGGCGCCGACGCGCGGACGCGGCAGAATTTCGCGCTCGCGCTCGCGCTGTCGGGCCGTTGGGCGCAGGCACGGATCGTCGCGTCGCAGGATCTGTCGCTCGACAAGCTCGAAGGCCGGATGGCCGAATGGTCGAAGCTCGCCGAACAGCCGAACGCGCAGGTGCGCGTCGCAAGCCTGATCGGCACCGAAGCGCAGGCGGATGCAGGGATGCCCGTTCGCCTCGCGCTCAGCAATTTCGCCGATACGCAGATGGCTTCGGCCGAGCCGGTGAGCGAGCCGCCGGTCCAGCTCGCGAGCGCCGATCCGGCGCCGGTCGCCGACTATGCGCCGCCGCCGCCGGTGCTCGCCCCGGTGCTCGCTGACGCGGGCGGCGCGATCCGCAGCGTCGAATTGCCGATGCCGGTGCGCGGCGAGGACGGCATCGTGCCGGTCACCGAATTGCCGCAGCCGCAGCCGGCGGGCGAGCTGATCCTCGCCGAAACCGCGCCCTATCGCGCCGCGCCGCGCGCCCAGGGCGAGGGACGCATCCGGCCCGCGCAGCAGCAGGCGCTCGAACTCGCGACGGTGCTGATCCCCAAGGCGATGGGTTTCGATGCGAAAAATCCCGATGGCTGGGCGGTGCAGCTCGGCGCCTATGACAGCCTGGCGATCGCCAAGGAGAAATGGGGCACGCTCAAGAAGCGCAATGGCATGCTCGGGAATTTCCCGGCGTCGAGCCACGCGGCGACGGTGAAGGGCCGCACTTACTATCGCCTGACGGTCAACGGCCTCGCGACGCGCGCCGACGCGACGAGCCTGTGCAATCGGCTGAAGGCGCAGGGCCAGGCCTGCTTCATCCGCGCGATGGAGGGCGGCGAGACGATTCAGTGGGCGGCGAAGGCCGGTTCGATGCGGCTCGCGTCGCGCTGA
- a CDS encoding DUF2059 domain-containing protein: MKRLVCIALLTLGYNSSASAEPEGVQSMIAPSAQVSSSPSAEKLALIHRFMKSSGLQDRIDSGRFLERYAFNPELGWTQGTENAHRNNTLIEQWTGPMDALKSVYEEYRPQYQEAYEDHINWEFTEEELRGIVSFLDSPLGKHYLDGSWRMEAYTGTNMEETEEMLVTKAIELYRTR; the protein is encoded by the coding sequence ATGAAACGACTAGTTTGCATTGCTCTGCTGACCCTCGGCTATAATTCGTCAGCGAGTGCTGAGCCGGAAGGTGTCCAATCCATGATTGCGCCATCCGCACAGGTATCTTCCTCGCCAAGTGCGGAGAAATTGGCTCTGATACATAGGTTTATGAAGTCATCCGGCCTTCAAGACCGGATCGATTCGGGGCGCTTCTTAGAAAGATATGCTTTCAATCCTGAGCTGGGATGGACGCAAGGAACAGAAAATGCTCACCGGAACAACACGCTGATCGAGCAATGGACAGGTCCTATGGACGCTCTGAAATCGGTCTACGAGGAATATCGACCGCAATATCAGGAAGCATATGAGGATCATATCAACTGGGAGTTTACCGAAGAAGAATTGCGTGGAATCGTTAGCTTTTTAGATTCGCCTCTCGGTAAGCACTATCTTGATGGATCATGGCGGATGGAGGCTTACACCGGCACCAATATGGAAGAGACGGAGGAGATGCTCGTGACGAAGGCGATCGAACTCTATCGGACTCGATAA